GCACGCGCTCGACGATCAGCACGATCAGGCCGTCGTTGAGCAGCAGCTTGTCGCCGGGACGCACGTCGCGCGGCAGCGCCTTGTAGTCGAGGCCGACGCGCTCCAGGTTGCCCAGCTCGCCGTTGTCGCCCCACTTGGCGTCGAGGATGAATTTTTCGCCCGCCTCCAGCATCACCTTGCCGTCTTCGAACTTGCCGACGCGGATCTTCGGACCCTGCATGTCGGCCATGATCGCCACTTCGCGCCCGCATTCGGCGGCGGCGCGGCGCACCAGCGCGGCGCGGTCGATGTGGTCCTGGGCGGTGCCATGCGAGAAATTCAGGCGCACGACGTCGACGCCGGCACGGATCATCTTCACCAGCATGTCGAAATCGGACGATGCGGGGCCAATGGTTGCAACGATCTTAGTGCCACGGAACATAGGATGCGCCTTCAGGTGTAGTGGAGGGTCGGTCAGGCCGAACGGCGTTGCAGCAGGATCTCCACGGCCGGCAGGGTCTTGCCTTCGAGGAATTCCAGGAAGGCGCCGCCGCCGGTCGAGATATACCCGATTCTATCGGTAATGTTGTATTTTGCAATGGCTGCGAGGGTGTCGCCGCCGCCCGCGATCGAGAAGGCCTTCGAGTCGGCGATGGCCAGCGCCAGCGTCTTCGTGCCTTCACCGAACTGGTCGAACTCGAACACGCCGACCGGGCCGTTCCAGACGATGGTGCCGGCCGCCTTGATTTGTTCGGCCAGCATGGCCGCCGTTTGCGGGCCGATGTCGAGGATCATGTCGTCGTCCTGCACGTCGGCGACCAGCTTGATGGTCGCGGCGGCGGTCGGCGAAAACTCCTTCGCGCACACCACGTCGACCGGGATCGGCACCACCGCGCCGCGCGCGGCCATCATGTCGATGATCGCCTTCGCCTCGCCCACCAGTTCGGCCTCGACCAGCGACTTGCCAATGTTCAGGCCGACCGCCTTCATGAAGGTGTTGGCGATGCCGCCGCCGACGACCAGGTGATCGACCTTGTCGGCCAGGGCCTTGAGGATGGACAGCTTGGACGACACTTTCGAGCCGGCCACGATGGCCAGCAGCGGACGCTTTGGTGCGCCCAGCGCCTTGCCCAGCGCATCGAGTTCGGCCGCCAGCAGCGGGCCGGCGCAGGCGATCGGCGCGAATTTGGCGATGCCGTGGGTGGTCGCCTCGGCGCGGTGCGCGGTGCCGAAGGCATCGTTGACGTAGACGTCGCACAGCTTCGCCATCTTCTGCGCTAGCGCGTCGTCGTTCTTCTTTTCACCCTTGTTGACGCGGCAGTTCTCCAGCAGCACGACCTGGCCGGGCGCGACATCGACGCCGTCGACCCAGTCCTGCTTCAGCTGCACCGGCTGGCCCAGCAGCTCGGACAGGCGCGCGGCGACTGGCGCCAGCGAGTCTTCCGGCTTGAACGCGCCTTCCGTCGGGCGGCCCAGGTGCGAGGTCACCATGACGGCGGCGCCGGCGTCGAGCGCGGCGCGGATCGCCGGCACGGAGGCGCGGATGCGGGTGTCTTCGGTGATGTTGCCGGCGTCGTCCTGCGGCACGTTCAGGTCGGCGCGGATGAACACGCGCTTGCCGCGCAGCGCCTGTTGGTCGATCAAGTCTTGCAGCCGGGTGAAATGAAGGGCTTCTTGCATGGCTTCGTCGCAGGTGAAGTAGAAAGAACGCTATTTTACCTGATCGACAAGCGAAAATCCCGCAGGTTGTCGTACCCGCGAAGGCGGGTACCCATACTGAGCGTGCCCGGTGTTCAGGCATATTCAGCATGGGTACCAGCCTGCGCTGGTACGACGAGCATCAGACCTTGGCCGCCTGCATGATCCCGAACGACATGCCGGCCGGGTCCTTCAGGATCGCCATCACGTCGCCGTCCGGCAGCGCCTGCGGCGGCATCAGCACCGTGGCGCCCAGCGCGCCGGCCGACGCGACGTAGGCGGCGCAGTCGTCGACTTCGATGAACAGCTGTACGAAGCTGGGCGTGCCGGCCGGCGCCGGCCAGATGCCGCCGTCGATGCCGCGCTCGCTGGCCGTGTCGATCATCTGATAATTCATCATGTTGTTGCGGCTCGCTTCCCAGCCGAACAGCTTGGTGTAAAAGCCGGCCAGCTGGTCGGATTCGGGGCTGATGATCTGCCAGCGCATGACGGGATTGGACATTTAGTGCCTTTCTTCTTGGGTGGGTGATTCGGTGGCCGACAGCGCGATGCAGTGCGCGTCGACGTGGTAAAGCTGGTCGGCGCCCTGTTCCGAGGCGCAGGCGCGCACGTCGTCCAGAAAACGCGACACCAGCGCCATCAGGCGCGGCACCTGGGCCTCGGCGACGGCAATCGTCACGGCGCCGTGCAGCCGGCGCGAATCGGGCGCGTTACGGGCCGATGCCAGTTGCAGTTCGCTGGAGCGGGCGGCGATGCGCTCCAGCGCCAGCATGGTGAAGTCTTCCTGGCGATGGATCGCGCCGCCGGTCATGTCGCGCCACACGCCGGCCGATTCCATCTTCAGGAAGCCCAGGCGCAGCAGGTGCTGCAGCGCGATGGCGATGTCGTCGGCCGGCACGCCGAGCACGCGCGCCATCCAGCGCACGTCGGGGCGGAATTCGCGCAGGCGGATCAGTTCGAGGATGGCAAAGGCGTGCCACTGGCCGAGCACCTGGGCCGCGTCGTCGGCCAGCGCGCGGATCTCGGGGCGGCTGGCGTCGCCGGCGCCGAGCGCGATGTAATGGTCGATTTCCTGCGCGGACAGCGCGATGCGCGCGCCCAGGCGCCGGATCGCCGACTCGGTCATGCTGCGCTTGCCGCGCAACAGCTGCGACAGGCTGGCGTGGTCGAGGTCGAGGAAACGGGCGAAGGCGCGCAGCGAGTAGCGCGGATTGCGTTCGCAGCGCGCGGCCAGTTCGGCTTGCAGGCGCTCGCGGAACGAAGCGAAGCCGCTTGCGGTGGAATCGATCAGGTGGGTAGGCATGCCGCGATTCTACGCGGCGCTCGCGGCATGCAGGACAACAAAGCGGGGCAAATCGCTGCCCCGGCGTCTCAGGCCAGCGCCAGCCGAAGCCCGGTAAAGACCACCATGCCGAACACGATCGTCTGCAGCATGTTCCGCCGCACCAGGTAGAACAGCACCGCCGCGAGGCCCGCCAGCAGCTTCGGGTTGGTCACGGTCAGCTGCAACTGGCCCGCATTGCCCAGCAACAGGTCGGGCGCGATGATCGCCGCCAGCGCGCACGCCGGCGCATAGCGCAGCACTTCCTGCACGCGTTTCGGGATGGTGATGTGGTGGCCGACCAGCCAGAACGAGCTGCGGGTGGCGGCGGTCGCCACCGTCAGCACGCCGATCACGGCCCAGATTTCCCAGTCGCTCATGGCTTCCCCTTGAATCGTTCCAGCGTTTCCTCGACCGCCATCGCGGTCAGCATGCCAACCAGTACGGCGGCCAGCAGGCCCAGTTTGTACGGCAAGCCATACGCGATCACCGCGACCGCACCGGCCACCAGCACGCCGCACAGCGCGGCCTTGTTGGCCACCAGCGGGATGGTGATGCACAGAATGGCCAGCGTGCCGGCGAAGCCCAGTCCCCACTGCGGCGGGACGACGCTGCCCAGGAAGATGCCGGCGATCGACCCGCCCTGCCAGGCCAGCCAGTTCGGATACATCAGGCCCTTCAGGTAGGACAGCTTGCCGGGCGCCGGCGCTTCATCGGGAAAGCGCTGCAGGAACAGCGCCACCGTCATGTCGCCGGAAATGTAGCCGAGCCCGAAGCGCTGCTTCCACGGCAGGTGCGAAAAATGGGGCGCCAGCAGGGCGGAAAAAATCACGAAGCGCAGGTTCACCGTCAGCGCCGTGGCGAACACCACCCAGATCGGCGCGTGCGCGACGATCAGCGGCAACGACGCCAGTTGCGCGGAACCGGCGAACACCAGCAAGGTCATACCTAATGCCTGAGGAATCGTCAGCCCGGTCTTGATCATCGCAATGCCGACCACCAGGCCCCAGGCTCCGATGCCAAACAGCGTCGGCAAGCCATCGCGCAGCCCTTCGCGCCAGATCCCGGGATCGTGTTCGTCGAACTGCGCAACGGCTTGCGCGGCAGCCTGGGGCGCGGGGGCGCTCATGTGGTTTTCGCGCTACAGCGGCAGCGAACGGTCAGGGGGGAAAGGCGGAAACGGGCGGGCATCGAGGCGACAGAATAAAGGTGGGAGGACATGCGGAACCAGGACCGTCATTTTACCGATCATTTCGGCAAGCCGCTGAATCCGCTAAAATCGTGGTTTTGCTTTGGCCGCAACGGGCCGTCTCACGGAGAACATCGAACATGAACGAGAACAAAACGCCTGCGGTAGAACTCGACGGCAAGGATCTGCCGGCACACTGCCCGAACCCGGCAATGCCGCTGTGGTCGTCCCATCCGCGCGTCTTCCTCGATTTCGGCCACGACGGCCTGGCCAAGTGCCCGTACTGCGGCACTGAATACCGCCTCAAGCCGGGCACGGTCGCGGCGCACCACTGATCGGAACGCCATGAAACGCGCAAGGCAGCAAGGCGGCAGCGCGGCGGAGGTCGAAGCCGCCTTCTACGACGCCCTCAACCGCGCCGACGTCGAGGCGCTGATGGCGCTGTGGGCCGACGACGACGAGATTTTCTGCATCCATCCGGGCGGCCCGCGCCTGCACGGACACGCCGCCATCCAGGCGTCGTGGGAAGCGATCCTCGAACAGGGCGGCCTGCAGATACGGCCGTCGATGCTGCACCAGGCGCACAACCTGATGAGCGCGGTGCACACCGTGATCGAAGGGGTGACGTCGGCCTCGGCCGAACCGGCGCACCTGGTGGCGACCAACGCCTACATGAAGACGCCGCAGGGCTGGCGCATGGTGCTGCACCATGTGTCGGTCGCGCCCGGCCCGGTGCCGAGCGAACCGCATCTTCCCACCAGCCTGCACTGAGCGGCGAACCTTGACGCGGGCATAGCATGAACTACCCTGCCCCAGCCTGGCTGCCCGGCGGCCACCTGCAAACCATCTATCCGGCGCTGGCGATCGCCACGCCGAAGGTGGCCTACCGGCGCGAGCGCTGGGACGCGCAGGACGGCGACTTCGTCGATGTCGATTTCGTCGACGGCAAGCCGGGCAAGCCCTTCGTCGTGCTGTTCCACGGGCTGGAAGGCTCGTCGAACAGCCACTACGCGCGCGCCATGATGGCCGAAGTGGCATCGCGCGGCTGGTCGGGCGCCGTGCCGCATTTCCGCGGCTGCTCGGGCGAGGCCAACCGCGCGCCGCGCTTCTACCATTCCGGCGACGCCGGCGAGATCGACTGGATCCTGCGCCGCCTGCGTGCGCGCACTACCGGCCGGCTGTACGCGGTCGGCGTCTCGCTGGGCGGCAACGCGCTGCTGCGCTGGCTGGGCGAGTCGCAGCACCAGGCCGAACTGGTCGATGCGGCCTGCGCGGTGTCGGCGCCGCTCGACCTGGCGCGCGGCGGCGAGGCGCTGTCGTCCGGCTTCAACCGCGTCTATACGCGTATGTTCCTGCGCACGCTGAAGCCAAAGTGCCTGGCCAAGCTGAAGGATTTTCCCGGCCTGTTCGACCGCGATGCGCTGCTGGCCGCCGACGACCTGTACGCCTTCGACAACGTGGTGACGGCGCCGCTGCACGGCTACCGCGACACCGACGATTACTGGAACCGGGCCAGCGCCAAGCATGTGCTCAACGACATCACCGTGCCGACCCTGGTGCTCAATGCGCGCAACGACCCGTTCCTGCCCGGGATCTACCTGCCGGCCAGCGCGGCGCCCAGCGTCCGGCTCGATTTTCCCGAGCATGGCGGCCACGTCGGCTTCGTCGCGGGCGGCCCGCCCGGGCGGCTGGACTGGCTGCCGCGGCGCCTGATCACTTTTCTCGAAGGAGCCGCGCATGGATGACATCGTCAGGCAGGCCATGGCCAAGTGGCCCAACGTGCCGGACTGCTACGGCTGGCTGGCGCTCGACGCGCGCGGCGCCTGGCGCATGCGCGACGAGCGCGCCCAGCAGCGGGGCGAGCTGGGCGACA
This window of the Massilia sp. R2A-15 genome carries:
- a CDS encoding phosphoglycerate kinase, which encodes MQEALHFTRLQDLIDQQALRGKRVFIRADLNVPQDDAGNITEDTRIRASVPAIRAALDAGAAVMVTSHLGRPTEGAFKPEDSLAPVAARLSELLGQPVQLKQDWVDGVDVAPGQVVLLENCRVNKGEKKNDDALAQKMAKLCDVYVNDAFGTAHRAEATTHGIAKFAPIACAGPLLAAELDALGKALGAPKRPLLAIVAGSKVSSKLSILKALADKVDHLVVGGGIANTFMKAVGLNIGKSLVEAELVGEAKAIIDMMAARGAVVPIPVDVVCAKEFSPTAAATIKLVADVQDDDMILDIGPQTAAMLAEQIKAAGTIVWNGPVGVFEFDQFGEGTKTLALAIADSKAFSIAGGGDTLAAIAKYNITDRIGYISTGGGAFLEFLEGKTLPAVEILLQRRSA
- a CDS encoding VOC family protein translates to MSNPVMRWQIISPESDQLAGFYTKLFGWEASRNNMMNYQMIDTASERGIDGGIWPAPAGTPSFVQLFIEVDDCAAYVASAGALGATVLMPPQALPDGDVMAILKDPAGMSFGIMQAAKV
- a CDS encoding DUF4423 domain-containing protein, which translates into the protein MPTHLIDSTASGFASFRERLQAELAARCERNPRYSLRAFARFLDLDHASLSQLLRGKRSMTESAIRRLGARIALSAQEIDHYIALGAGDASRPEIRALADDAAQVLGQWHAFAILELIRLREFRPDVRWMARVLGVPADDIAIALQHLLRLGFLKMESAGVWRDMTGGAIHRQEDFTMLALERIAARSSELQLASARNAPDSRRLHGAVTIAVAEAQVPRLMALVSRFLDDVRACASEQGADQLYHVDAHCIALSATESPTQEERH
- a CDS encoding AzlD domain-containing protein — protein: MSDWEIWAVIGVLTVATAATRSSFWLVGHHITIPKRVQEVLRYAPACALAAIIAPDLLLGNAGQLQLTVTNPKLLAGLAAVLFYLVRRNMLQTIVFGMVVFTGLRLALA
- a CDS encoding AzlC family ABC transporter permease, which gives rise to MSAPAPQAAAQAVAQFDEHDPGIWREGLRDGLPTLFGIGAWGLVVGIAMIKTGLTIPQALGMTLLVFAGSAQLASLPLIVAHAPIWVVFATALTVNLRFVIFSALLAPHFSHLPWKQRFGLGYISGDMTVALFLQRFPDEAPAPGKLSYLKGLMYPNWLAWQGGSIAGIFLGSVVPPQWGLGFAGTLAILCITIPLVANKAALCGVLVAGAVAVIAYGLPYKLGLLAAVLVGMLTAMAVEETLERFKGKP
- a CDS encoding zinc-finger domain-containing protein, with translation MNENKTPAVELDGKDLPAHCPNPAMPLWSSHPRVFLDFGHDGLAKCPYCGTEYRLKPGTVAAHH
- a CDS encoding nuclear transport factor 2 family protein gives rise to the protein MKRARQQGGSAAEVEAAFYDALNRADVEALMALWADDDEIFCIHPGGPRLHGHAAIQASWEAILEQGGLQIRPSMLHQAHNLMSAVHTVIEGVTSASAEPAHLVATNAYMKTPQGWRMVLHHVSVAPGPVPSEPHLPTSLH
- a CDS encoding YheT family hydrolase, coding for MNYPAPAWLPGGHLQTIYPALAIATPKVAYRRERWDAQDGDFVDVDFVDGKPGKPFVVLFHGLEGSSNSHYARAMMAEVASRGWSGAVPHFRGCSGEANRAPRFYHSGDAGEIDWILRRLRARTTGRLYAVGVSLGGNALLRWLGESQHQAELVDAACAVSAPLDLARGGEALSSGFNRVYTRMFLRTLKPKCLAKLKDFPGLFDRDALLAADDLYAFDNVVTAPLHGYRDTDDYWNRASAKHVLNDITVPTLVLNARNDPFLPGIYLPASAAPSVRLDFPEHGGHVGFVAGGPPGRLDWLPRRLITFLEGAAHG